The following coding sequences lie in one Crassostrea angulata isolate pt1a10 chromosome 10, ASM2561291v2, whole genome shotgun sequence genomic window:
- the LOC128167503 gene encoding LOW QUALITY PROTEIN: uncharacterized protein LOC128167503 (The sequence of the model RefSeq protein was modified relative to this genomic sequence to represent the inferred CDS: deleted 1 base in 1 codon): MSDISCVVTEGRVKYRDGKKWKPRWCVLRKPSPVADQLNVQLYKVDVKDVHKRQPKANFNIEGFFGLETGFSYDKETNVLAIVCQKQVTLFSFENRDNLIQFEIKIRRSLGEEDQFKVQVTNVPNNSKLPLDVLRMHIHRQKFCLTNGAPPKVLAIWQISDLRKFGVVDKKFIFEGGSNCGKGAGVHAFTSEQAELINEIISLASQGKTASCRKSIKRRSQLFDYHLEPLNSSFNDNSQYRDFPNWSNCTDQNFFDDKRSKRHSLSFTDFSHASAYNEKHLRNKNEFETGRRKYLLYDVPPSRIRKVDNSNLYLNTKQFQQPTHCVSQNSQELKNVSDILSHKLSKECVDNRIEQWIESEACLSSASGPSSDSQMSISSGENSVSALGQMVKVSASAPSLCGYGFYGNQSEGSKSISVASVPSRIEEETEQCRRLELENLQKSEEVLQREITLLEEIMMGVKEKPKVKTTDHLAEKPPPLPRKKSKNHRRATLSPRLDRYSTISSQSSISGFSDSVLLSPNLVSRLRKIPSFSKMSAPLPYVNLEKYDGGRDVDKCHVYVRNQSDDDTCSILSHRSESYDRESKSLRDRCVRGVDGESHKIPIDLPESNYANTECIYANDFAAKEAAAQPPALPPKGPALLRKSRPFCPPPIPPGKHRAHLSKRNKYSSQYSSPRQGVNPVMSPIREPNYLLMAGVDASPRSRRRSELALRDPHGSSSELSNYKEGPLKVRLPKRSSSSAGKENLNPDDVCGYMDMSGMFEDERVTLKSRDEVESSDSPQKMYTRSSSASSVAESRFSRPVFHHSLSLSETPSSAAGTPVREENYLLMHHLTSQKKSVLENIKSLKSYVHNAQTVRDSVIVGDDNGAASPKIERRNSEDNSSNKNMSPEKAKEVLKGKSSLPFPNLINFQKHNILKDSSQEVHKSASTTSVQSAPNDKSTENPGKSPGFLTRLIRRNSGNRKSMSQSQENLLNSSSSESCLEKTLSNIHVCKENASVKDLSTSSVSSAANSNIEQNQSEVVERRRSSSFPNRSSFLEMNSTAAAAAPKDNFHQTSQDSFCSNGTTDDHRHLIGPDQMTQSNDTGSTESNSTSRTGYTGPCDGQTDSEDSASKSNAEGKCMSPKSFQKFRKTQEMGIFTVLRVDEPSYKMPLCQTSSKTDDEKLIDLMKYSKVKDYYGDTDSEKTNSLKSDDFKLNMCPKKAFSPYEEAAAIAKYVASLAPFVPPKQKNYQSSALSPVLENAPSNGKEELWKDNNTLDNKSISSFRSEHSYALIGPTDTDDSMSKTLKVADEPEESIWVPRQAAVKEGSPASVSSTVDDQDSRSTAVVVELDQDHSSDDEISLSSYTDSICSENALRNSPAYTVMRPRAGNCYIVLERKRPLNESLSSSPSQTPRSPSMNSSVFTFDQVSQFSAFSKDRDSPNLPKFSRSESLYSKFSERTFSNKISYMNFETSPPSSPPFSQSMSLTGEQPERQLNYAEIDLREKPIRKSRKASQKSLKMQKSTSIEYAMIDMEATIAIQRAGQEHKMFRVDSLKRSDQKLSLSIPEHGTDSEDVPEPSPTSTKDEVTSQEGSTYGSFLTTHKYVNVPPPKEEEAKKEEKEVTDLPEKILLPIRENQDTSSSESEDEGNTDSSDSEVIIIE, encoded by the exons ATGTCGGATATAAGTTGTGTTGTTACAGAGGGCAGAGTAAAATATCGAGATGGAAAAAAG TGGAAACCTCGTTGGTGTGTTTTACGAAAACCATCTCCCGTCGCTG atcaACTCAATGTACAACTATATAAGGTGGACGTTAAAGATGTTCACAAACGGCAACCAAAGGCAAACTTTAATATTGAGGGATTCTTCGGTCTGGAGACAGGCTTCAGCTATGACAAGGAGACCAATGTCTTAGCCATTGTCTGCCAGAAACAAGTCACGCTCTTTTCCTTTGAAAACAGGGACAACCTTATACAGTTTGAGATCAAAATCAGAAGAAGCCTTGGGGAAG AGGACCAGTTTAAAGTGCAAGTGACCAATGTTCCTAACAACAGTAAGCTGCCCTTGGACGTTCTGCGAATGCACATCCACCGGCAGAAGTTCTGCTTGACTAACGGTGCTCCTCCCAAAGTCTTGGCCATCTGGCAGATTTCAGACTTGCGGAAATTTGGTGTGGTtgacaaaaaattcatattcgAAGGTGGATCAAATTGTGGGAAAG GTGCTGGAGTCCATGCTTTTACGTCGGAACAAGCAGAGTTGATCAATGAAATCATTAGCTTAGCCAGTCAAGGGAAAACAGCCAGCTGTAGAAAGTCTATCAAACGAA GATCACAGCTATTTGACTACCATTTGGAGCCACTCAACAGTTCCTTCAACGATAACAGTCAGTATAGAGATTTCCCGAACTGGTCAAATTGCACAGACCAAAACTTCTTTGACGACAAGCGTTCAAAACGGCACTCGTTGAGTTTCACTGACTTTTCCCATGCATCTGCTTACAACGAAAAACATTTGcgaaacaaaaatgaatttgagaCTGGGAGAAGAAAATACTTGTTATACGACGTTCCCCCTAGTCGAATAAGGAAAGTGGATAATTCTAATTTATATCTGAATACTAAACAATTTCAACAACCAACCCATTGTGTATCTCAAAATTCTCAGGAACTCAAAAATGTCTCGGATATTTTGTCTCATAAACTCAGCAAAGAATGTGTAGACAACAGAATCGAGCAGTGGATCGAGTCTGAAGCCTGCCTGAGCTCTGCCAGTGGACCGAGTTCCGACTCTCAGATGAGTATTTCATCAGGAGAGAACTCTGTATCTGCCCTAGGGCAGATGGTGAAGGTGTCGGCCAGTGCTCCCTCTCTATGTGGCTACGGGTTCTATGGCAATCAATCGGAGGGCAGCAAATCTATTTCTGTGGCCTCAGTACCCTCCAGAATTGAAGAGGAGACTGAACAATGCCGGAGACTCGAGCtggaaaatcttcaaaaatcagAAGAAGTACTGCAAAGGGAAATCACTCTTTTGGAAGAAATCATGATg GGTGTGAAGGAGAAACCTAAAGTGAAAACAACTGACCATCTTGCAGAAAAACCACCACCATTACCAAGGAAAAAATCAAAGAACCATCGTCGTGCCACATTAAGTCCCAGACTCGACCGATATTCCACCATTAGTTCACAGAGTAGTATTTCGGGCTTTTCCGACAGTGTCCTTCTGAGTCCCAACTTGGTGTCGCGGCTACGCAAAATTCCGTCTTTTTCCAAAATGTCTGCTCCATTGCCGTATGTCAATTTAGAGAAATACGATGGAGGGAGAGATGTGGATAAATGTCATGTGTACGTACGGAACCAGTCGGACGACGATACCTGTAGCATCCTGTCTCACAGAAGCGAGAGTTATGACAGGGAATCCAAATCTCTAAGAGATCGCTGTGTCAGAGGGGTAGATGGTGAATCTCACAAAATTCCGATTGATCTCCCTGAGTCAAACTATGCAAACACTGAATGTATATACGCAAATGATTTTGCCGCCAAAGAAGCTGCCGCCCAACCACCTGCTTTACCTCCAAAGGGACCAGCACTCCTGAGGAAGAGTAGACCGTTCTGTCCCCCTCCCATCCCTCCCGGAAAGCACAGAGCCCATCTGTCTAAAAGAAATAAGTATTCCTCTCAATATTCAAGTCCTAGGCAAGGTGTAAATCCAGTGATGAGTCCAATTCGGGAGCCAAATTATCTTCTTATGGCAGGAGTGGATGCCTCACCAAGAAGCAGAAGAAGGTCTGAATTGGCTCTACGTGATCCCCATGGAAGTTCCTCTGAGCTGTCCAATTATAAGGAAGGTCCACTGAAAGTGAGGCTTCCAAAGAGATCCTCTTCTTCTGCAGGAAAGGAAAATTTGAATCCCGATGATGTGTGCGGTTACATGGATATGAGTGGGATGTTTGAAGATGAACGGGTAACACTGAAATCCAGGGATGAAGTGGAATCTTCAGATTCTCCTCAGAAGATGTACACCCGATCAAGCAGTGCTTCCTCAGTTGCAGAGAGTCGTTTCTCTCGCCCGGTGTTTCATCATTCTCTCAGTTTAAGTGAGACTCCCAGCAGTGCTGCTGGTACCCCTGTAAGGGAAGAAAACTATCTGCTCATGCATCATTTAACTAGTCAGAAGAAATCAGTCCTTGAAAATATAAAGTCCCTAAAAAGTTATGTTCATAACGCTCAAACAGTGAGAGACTCTGTAATTGTCGGAGATGATAATGGAGCAGCCTCGCCAAAGATTGAAAGACGTAACTCTGAAGACAATTCCTCAAACAAAAACATGTCACCAGAAAAAGCCAAAGAGGTGTTAAAAGGAAAATCCTCTTTGCCTTTCCCAAACTTGATCAATTTCCAGAAACATAATATTCTCAAAGATTCTTCTCAGGAAGTTCATAAAAGTGCCAGTACAACCTCAGTGCAATCTGCACCAAATGACAAAAGTACAGAAAACCCTGGAAAAAGTCCAGGATTTCTTACCAGACTGATCCGAAGGAATTCG GGTAACAGGAAAAGCATGTCTCAGAGTCAAGAAAATCTTCTTAACTCTAGTTCTAGTGAGAGTTGTTTAGAAAAAACCTTATCAAACATTCATGTGTGTAAGGAAAATGCAAGTGTCAAGGATCTCTCAACATCAAGTGTGTCGTCTGCTGCCAACAGCAATATTGAACAGAACCAGTCTGAAGTTGTGGAAAGAAGAAGATCCTCTAGCTTTCCAAACAGAAGTAGCTTTCTGGAGATGAATTCTACAGCTGCTGCCGCTGCTCCCAAAGACAATTTTCATCAAACTTCTCAAGATTCATTTTGCTCCAATGGGACCACTGATGACCACAGGCATTTGATAGGACCAGACCAAATGACACAGTCCAATGACACGGGAAGTACTGAATCCAATTCTACAAGCAGGACTGGCTACACAGGACCTTGTGATGGACAAACAGATTCGGaagattcagcatccaaaagTAATGCAGAGGGAAAATGCATGTCGCCCAAATCCTTCCAGAAGTTTCGGAAGACCCAGGAAATGGGAATATTTACTGTTTTGAGAGTGGATGAACCGTCATACAAAATGCCACTGTGCCAGACCTCGAGCAAAACTGATGATGAAAAGCTGATTGATCTGATGAAATATTCTAAAGTAAAGGACTATTACGGTGATACAGATTCTGAGAAAACAAACTCATTGAAATCTGATGATTTCAAGCTGAACATGTGCCCTAAGAAAGCATTTTCACCTTATGAAGAAGCTGCAGCTATTGCTAAATATGTAGCTTCTTTGGCTCCATTTGTACCCCCAAAGCAGAAGAACTACCAAAGTAGTGCTTTGTCCCCTGTTTTGGAGAATGCTCCCTCCAATGGAAAAGAGGAACTGTGGAAAGATAATAACACACTGGATAATAAAAGCATCTCGTCATTCAGATCAGAGCACAGTTATGCTCTGATAGGACCAACAGATACAGATGATTCGATGTCTAAAACTTTGAAAGTTGCAGACGAGCCAGAGGAATCAATATGGGTACCCAGACAAG CAGCTGTAAAAGAAGGATCCCCAGCATCTGTGAGCAGTACAGTGGATGATCAGGATTCCCGGTCCACGGCTGTGGTGGTGGAGTTGGACCAGGACCACTCGTCTGATGATGAAATTTCCCTGTCTTCTTACACCGACAGTATCTGTAGTGAGAACGCCCTGAGGAACAGCCCAGCTTACACCGTCATGAGGCCCAGGGCTGGAAACTGCTACATTGTACTGGAGAGGAAGCGGCCATTGAACGAGAGTCTCAGCTCCAGTCCCTCCCAAACCCCTCGCTCCCCCTCCATGAATTCCAGTGTATTTACGTTTGATCAAGTGTCCCAGTTTAGCGCTTTCAGCAAAGACCGAGATTCTCCAAACCTGCCGAAATTCTCTCGTTCAGAAAGTTTGTACTCAAAGTTTTCCGAGAGAACCTTTTCTAACAAAATATCATACATGAACTTTGAAACAAGTCCACCCTCATCTCCGCCATTTTCACAGTCAATGTCACTTACGGGAGAACAACCGGAGCGTCAGTTGAATTATGCCGAGATTGATCTCCGCGAGAAACCAATTCGTAAGAGTCGTAAAGCTTCTCAAAAGTCCCTAAAAATGCAGAAATCAACATCCATCGAGTATGCAATGATTGACATGGAGGCCACCATTGCCATTCAGAGAGCAGGACAGGAACACAAGATGTTCCGCGTCGACAGTTTAAAGCGATCGGACCAAAAATTGTCCCTGTCCATCCCAGAGCATGGGACGGACTCTGAGGATGTCCCAGAACCATCACCCACCAGCACCAAAGACGAGGTGACCTCACAGGAGGGAAGCACATACGGTTCTTTTCTGACCACCCACAAGTATGTCAACGTTCCCCCACCAAAGGAAGAAGAGGCGAAGAAGGAGGAAAAAGAAGTCACCGATCTTCCAGAGAAGATCCTCTTGCCAATTAGAGAAAACCAGGACACATCCAGCAGTGAGAGCGAAGATGAGGGAAATACTGATTCCTCCGATAGTGAAGTCATTATCATTGAGTAG
- the LOC128167889 gene encoding acetylcholinesterase collagenic tail peptide-like: MQSRSCSLSPSIMTKLTCILLLLTPVIVRGFSFFDPPPPTDCPKGCKGEPGEKGADGPKGSPGIPGTPGTPGTPGDKGGPGEKGDRGVQGLSGLPGPKGVPGDKGQPGSRGEKGEPGDKGHKGDTGNPGQPGEKGDKGDKGEKGDTGSQGEQGSQGLAGLPGHDGTPGSDGVCPTECTECECVGQPGIPGEKGEKGQRGPRGERGGEGPPGAPGTPGRVGEPGFPGRCSKSCDFQFVRLVKVLRILHQRLKKLESWRFDGDDDDDRRRDADEPFYRFQRDSEIKTNMEDNL, encoded by the exons ATGCAGAGTAGAAGTTGCTCACTGTCTCCGTCAATCATGACAAAGTTAACCTGCATTCTGCTACTTTTAACACCGGTCATCGTCAGAGGGTTTAGTT TTTTTGATCCACCTCCGCCAACAGATTGTCCCAAAG gATGCAAAGGTGAACCCGGAGAAAAAGGAGCGGATGGGCCAAAAGGGTCACCGGGAATTCCGGGGACCCCAGGTACCCCGGGGACACCGGGGGATAAAGGAGGGCCCGGGGAGAAGGGAGACAGAGGTGTACAGGGACTGTCTGGACTACCAGGTCCGAAAGGAGTTCCGGGGGATAAAGGACAACCCGGAAGTAGGGGAGAGAAGGGGGAACCCGGAGACAAGGGACATAAAGGAGATACAGGGAATCCTGGTCAGCCCGGGGAGAAAGGAGATAAAGGGGACAAGGGGGAAAAGGGGGATACCGGGAGTCAAGGGGAACAAGGGAGTCAAGGACTGGCCGGGTTACCCGGACATGATGGTACACCAGGTTCAGACGGAGTTTGTCCCACTGAGTGCACTGAGTGTG AGTGTGTAGGTCAACCGGGTATTCCAGGCGAGAAAGGAGAGAAAGGTCAGCGTGGCCCACGAGGGGAGAGGGGTGGGGAAGGACCCCCTGGAGCACCGGGAACCCCCGGTCGTGTTGGAGAACCAGGATTTCCGGGACGTTGTTCTAAATCATGTGATTTTCAGTTCGTACGCTTAGTCAAAG tgttgagaatatTACACCAGAGATTGAAG AAATTGGAGTCTTGGAGATTTGATggagatgatgatgatgacaggAGGCGTGACGCAGATGAACCTTTCTATCGTTTTCAAAGAGACTCtgagataaaaacaaatatggAGGACAACTTATAA
- the LOC128165969 gene encoding nuclear apoptosis-inducing factor 1-like, producing the protein MTSLKRQRCEIMEDRKKKRFSEKEIELLVQGVKERSDIINSKFSDVINNSKKKQAWFEVMGAVNAVSFSTRTVDELKKKWDDVKRGTKKRASAVHKERCKTGSGKLDIMPLSAMVEDIVSVMGEERIFGFSSYVDTMIPLVS; encoded by the coding sequence ATGACGTCACTAAAACGACAACGCTGCGAGATCATGGAGGATAGAAAGAAGAAGCGATTCAGTGAGAAAGAAATTGAACTGCTTGTTCAGGGTGTTAAGGAAAGATCGGacatcataaattcaaaattcagtgATGTAATCAATAACTCGAAGAAGAAGCAAGCGTGGTTCGAAGTGATGGGGGCCGTCAACGCGGTATCTTTCTCGACAAGAACGGTTGacgaattaaaaaagaaatgggaCGATGTGAAGAGGGGGACAAAGAAGAGGGCATCTGCCGTACACAAAGAGCGGTGTAAGACGGGGAGCGGGAAGTTAGATATTATGCCGCTTAGTGCAATGGTAGAGGACATTGTGTCAGTAATGGGAGAGGAGCGAATCTTCGGATTCAGCTCCTATGTCGACACAATGATTCCCCTTGTAAGTTAA